One Campylobacter sp. RM16192 genomic region harbors:
- the flhB gene encoding flagellar biosynthesis protein FlhB has translation MADSDQEKTEEATSKKIEDAKKDGNVPKSQDFAGFIILFVAIFAVILLLGFLGDQFFALYIYYQGLIGQEIDAKLLYDIVLVSMLRVLLMVLPITFCVIIAGILANTMQFGFIFTTKPLEPNLNKINPIKGLKNLFSMKKIIEAIKMITKVTIVFGVGFYMFLSFIKELPHTIFLPMIAQLEWLKEKMIILAFVMLIVLFVIGIADLMIVRFQYFKDLRMTKQEVKDEYKQMEGDPQVKSRIRRLQMEASRKRMMQNIPDADVIITNPTHYAIALRYDKTKEKAPVILAKGVDFLALRIKEIGINNGVKIVENPPLARELYKMCDVNEMIPTELFRAVAEVLSFVYMSDREKFGDRLKNK, from the coding sequence ATGGCCGATAGCGATCAAGAGAAAACCGAAGAAGCCACCTCCAAAAAGATAGAAGATGCCAAAAAGGACGGTAACGTCCCTAAAAGTCAAGATTTTGCAGGTTTTATTATACTTTTTGTGGCGATTTTTGCAGTAATTTTACTCCTTGGTTTTTTGGGAGATCAATTCTTTGCTTTATATATCTATTATCAAGGGCTAATAGGGCAAGAAATTGATGCCAAGCTATTGTATGACATAGTTTTAGTTTCAATGCTAAGGGTGCTTTTAATGGTATTGCCTATAACATTTTGTGTCATAATAGCAGGAATTTTAGCCAATACTATGCAATTTGGTTTCATATTCACAACAAAACCGCTTGAGCCAAATTTAAATAAAATAAATCCCATAAAAGGTCTTAAAAATCTATTTTCAATGAAAAAAATTATAGAAGCTATAAAAATGATTACAAAGGTTACTATAGTTTTTGGAGTTGGATTTTATATGTTTTTAAGCTTTATCAAAGAGCTTCCACACACTATATTTTTACCTATGATAGCACAGCTTGAATGGCTTAAAGAAAAGATGATTATCCTAGCTTTTGTTATGCTGATAGTATTGTTTGTAATAGGCATAGCCGATTTAATGATAGTCAGATTTCAATACTTTAAAGACTTAAGAATGACAAAGCAAGAAGTCAAAGACGAATACAAGCAAATGGAGGGAGATCCACAAGTTAAAAGCCGAATTCGTCGCCTTCAAATGGAAGCAAGTCGCAAAAGAATGATGCAAAATATTCCTGATGCCGATGTAATAATAACTAACCCTACACATTATGCAATCGCACTAAGATACGATAAAACCAAAGAAAAAGCTCCAGTAATTTTGGCAAAAGGAGTTGATTTTCTAGCACTTCGCATAAAGGAAATCGGTATAAATAATGGAGTTAAGATAGTCGAAAATCCACCGCTTGCAAGAGAGCTTTATAAAATGTGCGATGTAAATGAAATGATTCCTACCGAATTATTTAGAGCTGTTGCGGAGGTGCTGAGCTTTGTTTATATGAGCGATAGAGAAAAATTTGGAGATAGATTAAAAAATAAGTAA
- a CDS encoding anaerobic C4-dicarboxylate transporter — translation MEFLTSLSEGTQFAIQLLVVLICLFYGAKKGGIALGLLGGIGLIVLVFGFHIQPGKPAIAVMLTILAVVVASATLQASGGLDVMLQIAERILRKNPKYVSILAPFVTCFLTILCGTGHVVYTILPIVYDIAIKNGIRPERPMAASSICAQMGIIASPVSVAVVTLTAFLVSSKTQLAGFDGYLDLLKITIPSTFCGVLAVGIFSWFRGKDLDKDEEFQEKIKDPEFKRYVYGENASLLGQKLPQSSWNAMWIFLGAIAVVALLGYFKEYRPAWPKSNPAKIVEVVADSKTVKSFNVKDGKIVAVLKDGKIEETVASSKAKSSMSYDSIEIYSKDGKLTQSLKSENGGVVLTVGDKSETLASAKIVVKDSLKKPAPMGMVDVIQIFMLLAGALIVIFTKTDANKISKNEIFRSGMIALVAVFGISWMAETMFAVHTPMMKEALGDIVKEHPWTYAVMLLLVSKFVNSQAAALVAFVPLALGIGVSPAVILAFAPACYGYYILPTYPSDLAAIQFDRSGTTKIGKYVINHSFIIPGLIGVFSSCLFGWIFASLYGYMG, via the coding sequence ATGGAGTTTTTGACTAGTTTAAGCGAAGGCACGCAGTTTGCCATTCAGCTTTTAGTTGTTCTTATCTGCTTATTTTACGGAGCTAAAAAGGGCGGTATAGCGCTTGGTTTGCTAGGCGGTATAGGACTTATTGTTTTGGTATTCGGCTTTCACATTCAGCCTGGCAAGCCCGCAATAGCAGTTATGCTTACTATCCTTGCGGTAGTTGTTGCGAGTGCGACATTACAGGCAAGCGGCGGACTTGATGTTATGCTTCAAATTGCGGAGAGAATTTTAAGGAAAAATCCAAAATACGTAAGTATTCTAGCACCTTTTGTAACGTGCTTTTTAACTATACTTTGCGGAACTGGACACGTTGTATATACGATTTTGCCTATTGTTTATGATATAGCTATTAAAAACGGAATTCGTCCTGAGCGTCCAATGGCTGCAAGTTCTATTTGCGCACAAATGGGTATCATAGCAAGCCCGGTTTCAGTTGCAGTTGTAACCTTAACCGCATTTTTGGTAAGCTCAAAAACTCAACTTGCCGGTTTTGATGGATATTTAGATCTTCTTAAAATCACTATACCTTCGACATTTTGTGGTGTATTAGCTGTTGGAATTTTCAGCTGGTTTAGAGGTAAAGATCTTGATAAAGACGAAGAATTTCAAGAGAAGATCAAAGATCCTGAGTTTAAAAGATATGTTTATGGAGAGAATGCGTCTTTACTTGGACAAAAACTTCCTCAATCAAGTTGGAATGCAATGTGGATATTTTTAGGCGCTATTGCCGTTGTTGCATTACTTGGATACTTCAAAGAGTACCGCCCGGCATGGCCAAAATCAAACCCTGCAAAGATAGTTGAAGTAGTTGCTGATAGTAAAACTGTTAAGAGCTTTAATGTAAAAGACGGCAAGATAGTTGCTGTATTAAAAGATGGCAAGATAGAAGAGACTGTCGCATCCAGCAAAGCAAAAAGCTCTATGAGTTATGATAGCATTGAAATTTATAGTAAAGATGGCAAGCTAACTCAAAGCTTAAAATCTGAAAATGGTGGAGTAGTATTAACAGTAGGTGATAAGAGCGAGACTCTGGCTTCAGCTAAAATAGTCGTTAAAGATAGTTTGAAAAAACCTGCTCCTATGGGCATGGTAGATGTTATTCAAATTTTTATGTTACTTGCTGGAGCTTTAATAGTAATATTTACTAAAACCGATGCAAACAAAATTAGTAAAAATGAAATTTTCCGCTCAGGTATGATAGCTCTTGTTGCGGTATTTGGAATTTCATGGATGGCTGAAACTATGTTTGCTGTTCATACTCCGATGATGAAAGAAGCTCTTGGGGATATTGTTAAAGAGCATCCTTGGACATATGCAGTTATGCTACTTTTAGTGTCAAAATTTGTTAACTCTCAAGCTGCTGCATTGGTTGCCTTTGTGCCTCTAGCTCTTGGTATAGGTGTTAGTCCTGCGGTAATACTTGCCTTTGCGCCTGCTTGCTATGGATACTATATACTTCCAACCTATCCAAGTGACCTTGCTGCTATTCAGTTCGATCGCTCTGGAACAACAAAAATTGGCAAGTATGTTATAAATCATAGTTTCATTATTCCTGGACTTATTGGTGTATTCTCGTCATGCTTATTTGGCTGGATATTCGCAAGTCTGTATGGATATATGGGCTAA